The nucleotide window CCACGGCGAGGCCGTCGCCGCCCATGGCGATGGCGGCCAGCCCGTCCTGCACGGCGATGCGGAGGGCGTCCCCCGGCAGGCGCAGGCTGGCGATCTCGGCCAGGCGCATGGGGCGGCGCGCCCCCTGGTGTTGGAAGACCTTCAAGCCGAATCGGCCGTCGGCCAGATAGATGATGTCGCCCTCCACCTCCAGGTCGTTGCCGTCGTTTTCGAAGGCCGTGAAGGTGCTCACGTAATCCGAGGTGGGATTGTCGCCGTTCATGAACCAGCGCCCCGGGTCGCCGGGAGCCAGTCCCGCCGTGTCCAGGGGGAAGCTGTGCAGGGAGAGGCCGTCGCTGCGGTCGCTGTAGTAGAGGTGGACCAGGCCGTCCTCAATGAGGGCTTCCACCTGGTTGACGCCGCTGGCGAAGAAGGTGCGCACGTGGCGGGGCTGCAGGGGATTCCGGATGTCGAAGGCCAGCAGGTTGGTGGACAGCTTCAGGAACAGAAAACGGTCCGCCACCTGGGCGGCGGAGATGTAGCTCCGGTCGCCGGGGGCGTAGAGGCTATCGATGCCGGGGGCCCCACCCCGGGGAAAGGGGGCCGCCTCGTCGCCCCGGGCGAAGGTGAGCACCCCGGCCCGCTGGTTGGCGGCCACGAAGAGCATGTCGGTGCCCACCGCCAGGTCCGCCACCTCGTTGTAGGTGTCCGACCACGCGCCCACCAGGTTCAATCCGCTTTGCAGGGCATCCTCCCGGTCCGCGCACGAGTGCAGGCCGGCCAGAACCCCAAGGCCCAGGGCCAACAAATGACGTTGCTTCATGTTGTGCAGCAATTCCTTCCAATGGCTGACCGGTCGCCGGCGGTGATGGCCGGGATGGCATGGCTCAATCATTAAGCAAAAATCATTCCAGCAATTCCAGCAGCCTGGCGGACTTGATCACTTCGCGGTCTTCATCTCCCCCGCTCGGCCCGGATTTTCGCAGCTTCCTTGCACAAAGGTCCTGTTTGCGTCGCGAAATCTCCGAAAAACCGGTCTCGCCATGGGCGCGAATCCCCTCAAAGGTCCCAGCCCGACAGGCCGCCGGACGGCGGACGGGACCCCCCGCCCCGGAATCCGGCACGGTTGTAAGCCGGGCTTGACAGAGGGGAAACTCCGACATCCGGCGGGCTGGCAGTCTGTCGGGCTTGGCTGTTTCGCGGTCTTCATCGCCCCTGCCCGACGCTTTCGTCGGACCTGCCGGCCCCATTCGACGCAGATTTCTTGCGAGCAAATGCCATTACGCAACGCGAAATCTCCGCCGAATGGTCCGCGACATGGGCGCGAATCCCATCGAAGGTCCAAGCCCGACAGAGTGCTAGGGCCGAATGACGCGATCCGCCGTGGACATCACCTTGACCGTCATGTCCATGCTCCCCACCATGCCCAAGCGCAGCTGCTCGCGCAATTCCAGGGCATCCAGGCAGGTGCCGCAGGAGGCGATGCGCGCCCCCGCCGCTTCCAGGGCCTGCAGCTCGGCCAGGACGGGGCTGCCCTCCGTCGTGAGCAGAACACCGTGGTTGACGCAGCCGATGAGATCCACGGGCGTGCCGGAGGCGGCCAGTTCCGCCAGGAAGGACTTGAGCAGCTTGCGCCCCAAGGCGAGGTCACCCTCGCCCATGTGGTCGGAGGACAGATACAGGAAGGTCATGGGTTCTCCTTTGTGGTGGGATCCAATTTGGCTTCCAACCTGCCGCCGCGCCAGACGGGCCGGGTCGGCCGCCGGGGGAGCCGGACGGATCAGATGCCGCGCAGCCGCCCGCCGTCCACCACCAGGCTGGCGCCTGTGACATAGGAAGAAGCGGGCGAGAGCAGGAAGGCGGCGGCACGGGCGAACTCCGCCACGGCGCCATAGCGGCCCAGGGGGATCTCCGCCTCCAGCAGGCGGCGTTGCTCGGCCGCCGGACGCCCTGCTTCCGCCGCCAGGGCGCCTTCCAGGAAGGCCAGGCGCTCCGTCGCGATGAAGCCGGGGATGAGGCTGTTGACGCGGATGCCTTCGCCGGCCCAGCTCCGCGCCAGGCTCTTCACCAGGCTGGCCACGCCGGCCCGCATCACGTTGGAGAGGATGAGGAAGTCGATGGGCTCGCGCACGGAGGTGGAGGTGAGGGCCACGAGGGAACCGCCTCCGCTGGCGACCAGATGGGGCCGGGCCGCCCGGGCCAGGCGCACGGCGCTGAGCAGAGTAAGCGTGAAGGCGGCCTGCCAGCCGGCGTCGTCGAAGGCCTCGAAAGCGCCCTTGGGCGGACCGCCGGCGTTGATGAGCAGGCCGTCCAGGCGGCCATGGCGGGTGGCCGCCTCCTCCACCCAGCCCGCCAGCGCGGCGGGGTCGCAGAGATCAACGGCCCGGCCCTCCGCCAGGCCGCCCAGCCCGGCCAGGGCCTCGGCCAGGCGGGCGGGATCGCGTCCGCAGATGGAGACGGCCGCCCCTTCCGCCAGCAGGGCCTGCGCCACGCCCAGGCCCAGGCCGCGCGTGCCGCCCGCCACCAGGAAGAAGCGTCCGGCCAGGTCGAGATCCATGGTACTCCCCCACTCGCCGTCCCGCGGTGCGGCGCAAACCTTCCCTGCGGCGCGGGCTACTTGACAGGAATGAGCAGATCCACTTCCGGCACCTCGCCGCAGGTGCGGTGGTCGTACCATTCCAACTGGACGCCCGCCGCCGCCGTCAGGCCGGTGGCGGGCAGCCACTCCCGGTGGAACCAGCGGAAGCCCTCGGGGATGGCGCGGCTCATGGCGCCCTGCACCGTGACGCGGGCACAGCGGGCGGCCGGCAGGACCAGCCGCACCTGGTCATCCAGGGCGCTGGCCGAGTCCGCCGCCATCACGCCGATCACATAGCGGAAGGAGCCGTCCGCGCCCTCGTCATGACAGAGGCCCAGCAGCAGGCCGGGCACGGTGGAGGCGGGCAGGGCCTCCTGCCGCTGCTCGCGGTGGAAGAGCTCCCAGAAGGCGGGAATCTCGCGGGCGCTCCGCTCCTCCGCCATGCTGGTGCGGATCTCATAGCCCACCACCGTCATTTCTGGCAGATGGACAAGTTCCACCCGGGGTTCAGGCTTCATGTCGCTCCTCCTTGATCGGGCCGGGCAGCACCGCCACGGAAGGCGCGGTCGGATCGCGCCAGACGACGGAGCCCGCCGCGGCCTTGGTCCCGCTCACCAGTCCTCCCTTCCATCGGGCAGGGTCAGGCCCCCGCTCGCCTCCAGCCAGTCCGCCACGCGATCGGCGGCGGCGGCCACGTCGTTGTCCGACAGGTCCAGCTCCAGGCGGGGCAGTCGGCTGGCGCGGGCCAGGCGGCGCATCTCCTCCTGCTCCGCCACGAAGGCGGACAGGTCCTCGTACTGGGAGGGCTTGCCCGACACGGGCAGGCGCCGCTCCCGGGCCGCCACGAAACTCTCCGGCCGGCGGTGGCAGAAGACAAGGCGGAAGTTGAGCCGGGCCAAGCCCTCCTCCAGCCAGGCGAAATCGGGGGCGCGGCCGTGCTCGCGCAGCTGGTGGCACTGGGTGGACAGGTGGAAGCGGTCCACGATCCACGAATAGTAGCGCTGCAATTGGAAGAGGCGCAGCCAGACGCGGTAGGTCTCCAGCGCCCGCTCCTCCTCCTCGGGGGCGTAGTTGATCAGTCCGCGGCCCCAGGGAAAATTGGTGAAGGCGCACCACTCGGCGGAGATGAGCGGCGAATGGTAGCGGTAGCGCCGCGGACCCACCACGCGCGGATGCTCGTTGAGGGCGAAGGCCAGCTCCGTCTTGAAGGTGAGCCGCGTCCCCTCGAGGATGATCTTGGGGGTCAGCTTGCCGGCCATGGTCGACTCAATCCCACTCGTCGGTTGACAGGATGCGCCTCACCGCTCCAGCCAGGAGCGCGGGTAGTCCTCGTCCTCGATCCCCAGCGCGGCACGCGCCACCTGGAGCGGCCGGAAGGTGTCGATCATCACCGCCAGCTCCTCGGTGGCGGCCTTCCCCACCGAGGCCTCGGCCCGCCCGGGATGAGGCCCGTGGACGAGGCCGTCCGGGTGCAGGGTGAGGGAGCCGAACTCGATGCCCTTGCGGCTCATGAACTCGCTGGAGGCGTAGAAGAGCACCTCGTCCGTCATCACGTTGGCGTGGTGGTAGGGCGCCGGCACGGCCTCCGGGTGGAAATCGAAAAGGCGCGGCACGAAGCTGCAGACCACGAATCCGTCGGAAGCGAAGGTCTGGTGCACGGGGGGCGGCTGGTGGATGCGGCCGACGATGGGCTCGAAATCGGCGATGTTGAAGGCGTAGGGGTAGTAGTAGCCGTCCCAGCCCGCCACGTCGAAGGGGTGGTACTGCAGCAGGATCTCGCTCAGGATGTTGCCCTGCTTGACGACGAGGGGGAACTCGCCCTCCTCGTCGATGGTGGCCAATTGCGCCGGGCGGCGGATGTCCCGTTCGCAGAAGGGGCTGTGCTCCAAGAGCTGCCCCAACTCGCCCCGGTAGCGCTCCGGCGTGCGGATCCAGCCCGCGCTTTCGACCACAAGCAGGTGCGCCGGCCCGGCGGCGGCGTCCAGACGCCACCGGTGGAGCAGGCCGCGCGGAATGACGACATAGTCCCCCGGCCCCACCTCCAGGCGTCCGAACTGGGATTCCAGCGCGCCGGCGCCTTCGGCCAGATAGACCAGCTCGTCGCCCTGGGCATTGCGGTAGAACCAGTCCTCGGCGTGGTCCGGCCGGCAGACGGAGACGGCGATGTCCCGGTTGAAGAGGAGGGGGACGCGGCCGTCCACCATGCCGCCACCCACGGGCAGTTGGCGGCTGCGCAGATGGCGCATGCGCAGCGGACCGGCGTCCTCCGCTTCCCAGTCCAGGCGGCGGAGGAGGCGCTCCCCGCGCACGGCGGCGGGGCGGTTGACGTGGTAGAGCAGGGAGGAGGGGCCGGTGAAACCTTTGTTGCCCACCAGTTCCTCGTAGTGGAAGCGCCCGCGCGAACCCTGGAAGACGGTGTGGCGCTTGCGCGGGATCTCGCCCAGGCTGTGGTAGATCGGCATCTCGCCTCCGGGGTCTACAGGGTGCCGCGCCGCTGCTGCTCGCGTTCGATGGATTCGAACAGGGCCTTGAAGTTGCCCTTGCCGAAGCTCTGGCTGCCCCGCCGCTGGATGATCTCGAAGAAGAGGGTGGGGCGGTCCTCCACCGGCTTGGTGAAAAGCTGGAGCAGGTAGCCGCGGTCGTCGCGGTCCACCAGGATGCTCTGCTCGCGGATGGCCGCCAGATCCTCGGCGATGGGGCCCACCCGCTCCGTGACCGTCTCGTAGTAGCTGTCGGGCACGTCCAGGAACTGCACGCCGTTGGCTCGCAGGGCCCTCGTGGTGGCCAGGATGTCGTCGGTGAGAAGGGCCACGTGCTGCACGCCGCCGCCACCGTGGAACTCCACGTACTCCTCGATCTGGCTCTTGCGCAGGCCGGGGGCCGGCTCGTTGAGGGGAAACTTGATGATGTTGTTGGGGGCGGCCATCACCACGGAGCGCAGGGCGGTGAACTCCGTCGAGATGTCCTTGTCGTCGAAGGAGAGGAAGCGCTGGAAGCCCAGCACCCGCTCGTACCAGGCCACCCATTCCTCCATCCGGCCGTCTTCCTGGTTGCCCACCACGTGGTCGACGATGCGCAGGCCGACGCCCTCGCCCGGCACACCCTGGGCCGCGTAGCCGGGCAGGAAGGGGCCGCGATAGGCCCCCGTCTCGATGAAGCTGTGGATGGTGTCGCCATAGACCTGGACGGAGGCGCGCACCACCTGGCCGTGCTCGTCGCGCTGCTCCGTGGGCGGCAGGACCGGCGCCGCGCCGTTGGCCACCGCCAGGCGGAAGGCCTCGCCGACGTCGTCAACTTCGAAGGCGAGGTCGCGCACGGCGTCCCCGTGGCGGGCCAGGAAGCGGCCGATCTCGTTCTCCTCCGGACGCAGGGACCCGGTCAGCACGAGGCGGACCTTGCCCTGGACCATCAGGTAGGAGCAGCGGTCCTGCGCCCCCGTCTCCAGGCCGCGGTAGGCGGCGCGGGAGAAGCCGAAGGCGTTGCGGTAGTAGTACTCGGCCTGGAGGGCGTTGCCCACCCAGAACTCGACGTGGTGCAGGCGGCGAAGGGTCGGGTAGGCGGACATGTCGCTCCTCGCTTGGTTGTGTCTCACAGGGCCAACAGGGCCAGACTGAGCCAGCCGCCCAGCCATGCCGTGCGCCACCAGTCGGCGGCCTGGGCGCTCAGGCTGTCGCGCAGGGCGTGGGCTCCGAAGGCGCCCAGCGCCACGGCCAGGAAGCCGTCCACGGCGGCGGCCAACCAGAACAGGTTCAACTGCACAGCGCCAGTCCCCGCCCGATCAGCTCCCCCGCCTCCGGACCCGCCGCCTCGAGCCGGGCCAGGCGCTCCCGCAGGACCGGACCCAGCTCCGCCGGCAGGCGGTCCTCCAACTCGACCAGCTCCAGTCGCAGCAGCCAGTCGGCGGGATGGTCCCGCTCCAGGCGCTCCGCCACCCGGCCCAGGCGGCGCTCGATGTGCGCACCGCGCTCATCCGACTCGCGGACGCGGCGCACCTCGGCATAAAGGTTGGCCAGATCGCGGTTGGCGTCGTCCAGGTTGCACTTCATCGCCGCAGGCCCGGCCGGCAGGTCCTCCGGCTCCACGCCGCGATCCACCCAGCCGCCACTGACCGAGACGGCCTCCGTCCCACAGACCAGATCGTAGCTGCCCCAGGCCGGATCGAAGAGCAGGCGGTCGCCCCAGGTGACCCGGCAGTCCTCGAAGCGGATCAGCTGGTTGTGCTCGCCCGTTTCCCGCAGTTCGCCGATGCGTCCCTCCAGCACCAGGCCGGAGGCGTACTCCAGGCGGCCGCGCCCGCCCCCGCCGAAACCCAGCTGGCGGAGGTCCTCCGCGCCCAATTCGCCGACGCAGCGGCGCCCGCCCGCCAGGCGGCCCACGGCGGCGCCGAAGCCGTGCACGTGGGTCTCGCGGCCATGGCCGCGGAGGGGCTGGTCATCCTCGGCCAGGAGGACGGGCCCGCCCCAACGCAAGTAGCCCAGCCGGCTCTCGCCGTCGGTCAGCACCTCCTGCAGCACGCCGCTCACCTGCAGGCCGGAGTCGAGTCGGGTGGTGGTGGGTGCCTTGGCGTGCAGCGCCTTCTCCAGGGCCGCCCGCCCGCCGGTGCGGCAGGCCATGGTGGCGGCGTACTCCTCCAGCACGCTGCGCAGGTGGGGGAAATCCGGCGTGACGAAGAGCTGGGGCTGCTGGCGCGTGATGTCGAAGGCGACCTGGACGCAGCCGACATCCAGCGGCAGGCGCTTCACCCGCGGCCCCAGGCAGTGCCAGCTCTCCCCCGCCGAGGAGAGCAGGCCGGCCCCGTAGATGCGTGGATCCTCCAGGGGTCCGATCAAGCCGTACTCCACCGTCCACCAGTAGAGGCGGCTCAACTCGTTGGATTCGCTCACCCAGTCCAGGGCGGCGGCCGTCTCCTCGAAGCGGCGCTGCGCGGCGTCCATGGCCGCGGGGGTGGCGGCGGGGTCCTCCTTCACCTCCGAGAGGTGGCGGATGGCGCGGAAAAGGGCCATGTCCTGCCCGCTGTAGATGGCCTGGCGGGAGATGCCGCCGAAAGCGCGCAGATAGTCGCTGTAGTCGGGGTCGGCGATGATGGGGGCGTGGCCGGCCGCCTCGTGCACCACGTCCGGGGCTGGCGTGTAGAGGATATGCTGCAGTTTGCGCATGTCGCAGGCGATGGGCAGGATGCCCAGGGCCTGGAACTCCATGAAGGCCTGGGGCGGGATGAAGCCGGAGACGGCCACGGCCCGCCAGCCGATGCGCTTCATCTTCTCGTCCATCTCCTGGATGAGGGGGATGCGCTCGGGGGAGATGCCCGTGGCGCGCAGGCCCTCCAGGTAGGCGGCGTGGGCCTTGCGCGAGAAGAAAGCGCCCGACACCCGCATGATGTAGCGCCAGGCGGCCTGGTCGATGGCCGTGTAGAGGTCGGGCCGCTGCTCGACGGTCCAGGCCTTCAGATGCGCGGGAATCTCCATGATCGGCTCCGGCCTCCTGCTGGCGTCCGGCCATGGCCGGCCAGCGGCCGTCCCGCGGTCGGTTCCGTGTCTCACCCCTGCTCCTGTCGGCGCTTGTATGGATTGTGAGGGCCGGGCCGGCTGCCTGCCGCCCGGCATTAACCTCGATTGGCAGCGGGAAGATACGCAGAGCGGCGGGGGGCGGCAACGCGGATCGGCCCCCTGCTCCGTTAATTCATGAACAGCCGCCAGCGCTCATGGTCGGCCCCGGCCGCCTCATCCAACTGGCGGCGGGTGGCGGGGTGGGGGCCGGTCAGGAAGTGGCGGACGGCGCCCAGGGGAAAGGACTCGAAGACCAGCCGTTCCCGGCGCGGACCGCGGATGAAGGGCCGGGCCGGATCCCCCGTGCACTTCTCCAGACCGGCCGCCAGGGCCACCGGCGTGCCGGCGGCGCGGGCCGTCTGGAGGAGCAGGCGGCTGCCCAGCTTGTTGACTCCCCACAGGTCGGCCGGTGCGAAGCCCTCCCCCTCCGCCGCAGGCAGAGCCGCCGCCGGCCGGCGGAGGTCCACTGTCGCCGGGCGCAGCAGGGCGTCCGCCCCCAGGAGCACCAGGTCCGCCGCCGCCGCCGCCCGCGCCAGCCCGCTGTCCGTCACCACCTCCGCCGCCTGTCCGCCCTCCTCCAGGCGGGCCGCCAGGGCGCGGCCCTCGCCGCCAGGGAGGGAAGAGGCCGCCAGCACGCGGCAGGAGGCGGGCAATGTCCGCAACAGATCCTCCACTTGCGAGGAATGGCTGATGGTCAGCAAGGTCATGCCGGGCGCGACCACGCGGGCAAAGGCGGCGCGCCGTCCCGCGGCGGCCCGCTCCAGCTCGTCCCGCAAGGTGGTCCGCGCCTCCTCCCCCGCTCGTGCCACCAGTCCGTCCCCGCAGCGGGCCAGGGACTCCCGCCACCCTTCCCGGCGTGGATCCAGGACCAGGCCGCGGCACAGCTCCTCCAGCCAGCGCCGGGCCAGGCTGCCGGTCGCCGCCAACACGGGGCGGGCCAGGGCGACCCGGCGCACCAGGCGGGGCAGCCGCTCCCCCGCCGCGGGGAGGGCGGCGGCGGCGGCCAGCAAGTCCAGCGCCCGTCCGCCCAGGTGGGCGCTGCCGGCGCGGCGGTCCAGGCGCAGGGCCTTCAGGCTTGCGTCGATGTCCATGGTCCTCCCTCGCGGAAGAGGCCGTCCCCGTCCACCAGCCGCCAGTGCAGGGCCCGCACGGCCAGCCAGGCCGACAGGCTGACCGCGGCGAGGATGGCCAGCATGATCACGATCTGATAGGCGATGGCGGTGGCGGGCGGACTGCCGCCCAGGATCTGGCCGGTCATCATGCCGGGCAGGGAGACGAGTCCGATGGTTGCCGTCGTGTTGAGGGTGGGCATCAGGGCGACCCGCAGATCCTGACCGCTGAAGCGCCGGCGCGCCTCCTCCGGGCTGGCCCCCAGTCCCAGCAGCGTCTCCCATTCCTGCCGGCCTGCCGCCGAGGAAAGGCGGGCCAGGTGGCGCTCCAGGGCCAGCGTGATGCCGTTCATGGAATTGCCCAGGATCATGCCGCCCAGGGGAATCAGGTAGCGCGCCTCGAGCAGGGGCTGGGGCCGCACCACGGCCACCAG belongs to bacterium and includes:
- a CDS encoding ABC transporter permease, whose amino-acid sequence is MTPESAVREIGWVGLALAFLLALAPLWVFRNLRLPLKGQLGVALARMVLQLGAMGLVLEVLFRLDTPPATLGWLLVMQAAAAHAVLRRTALRVRGMAPLLLGVMVLAGGGVLAFCLVAVVRPQPLLEARYLIPLGGMILGNSMNGITLALERHLARLSSAAGRQEWETLLGLGASPEEARRRFSGQDLRVALMPTLNTTATIGLVSLPGMMTGQILGGSPPATAIAYQIVIMLAILAAVSLSAWLAVRALHWRLVDGDGLFREGGPWTSTQA
- the hppD gene encoding 4-hydroxyphenylpyruvate dioxygenase, with amino-acid sequence MSAYPTLRRLHHVEFWVGNALQAEYYYRNAFGFSRAAYRGLETGAQDRCSYLMVQGKVRLVLTGSLRPEENEIGRFLARHGDAVRDLAFEVDDVGEAFRLAVANGAAPVLPPTEQRDEHGQVVRASVQVYGDTIHSFIETGAYRGPFLPGYAAQGVPGEGVGLRIVDHVVGNQEDGRMEEWVAWYERVLGFQRFLSFDDKDISTEFTALRSVVMAAPNNIIKFPLNEPAPGLRKSQIEEYVEFHGGGGVQHVALLTDDILATTRALRANGVQFLDVPDSYYETVTERVGPIAEDLAAIREQSILVDRDDRGYLLQLFTKPVEDRPTLFFEIIQRRGSQSFGKGNFKALFESIEREQQRRGTL
- a CDS encoding SDR family oxidoreductase, which codes for MDLDLAGRFFLVAGGTRGLGLGVAQALLAEGAAVSICGRDPARLAEALAGLGGLAEGRAVDLCDPAALAGWVEEAATRHGRLDGLLINAGGPPKGAFEAFDDAGWQAAFTLTLLSAVRLARAARPHLVASGGGSLVALTSTSVREPIDFLILSNVMRAGVASLVKSLARSWAGEGIRVNSLIPGFIATERLAFLEGALAAEAGRPAAEQRRLLEAEIPLGRYGAVAEFARAAAFLLSPASSYVTGASLVVDGGRLRGI
- a CDS encoding aromatic amino acid hydroxylase, whose amino-acid sequence is MEIPAHLKAWTVEQRPDLYTAIDQAAWRYIMRVSGAFFSRKAHAAYLEGLRATGISPERIPLIQEMDEKMKRIGWRAVAVSGFIPPQAFMEFQALGILPIACDMRKLQHILYTPAPDVVHEAAGHAPIIADPDYSDYLRAFGGISRQAIYSGQDMALFRAIRHLSEVKEDPAATPAAMDAAQRRFEETAAALDWVSESNELSRLYWWTVEYGLIGPLEDPRIYGAGLLSSAGESWHCLGPRVKRLPLDVGCVQVAFDITRQQPQLFVTPDFPHLRSVLEEYAATMACRTGGRAALEKALHAKAPTTTRLDSGLQVSGVLQEVLTDGESRLGYLRWGGPVLLAEDDQPLRGHGRETHVHGFGAAVGRLAGGRRCVGELGAEDLRQLGFGGGGRGRLEYASGLVLEGRIGELRETGEHNQLIRFEDCRVTWGDRLLFDPAWGSYDLVCGTEAVSVSGGWVDRGVEPEDLPAGPAAMKCNLDDANRDLANLYAEVRRVRESDERGAHIERRLGRVAERLERDHPADWLLRLELVELEDRLPAELGPVLRERLARLEAAGPEAGELIGRGLALCS
- a CDS encoding GyrI-like domain-containing protein, which produces MKPEPRVELVHLPEMTVVGYEIRTSMAEERSAREIPAFWELFHREQRQEALPASTVPGLLLGLCHDEGADGSFRYVIGVMAADSASALDDQVRLVLPAARCARVTVQGAMSRAIPEGFRWFHREWLPATGLTAAAGVQLEWYDHRTCGEVPEVDLLIPVK
- a CDS encoding homogentisate 1,2-dioxygenase; its protein translation is MPIYHSLGEIPRKRHTVFQGSRGRFHYEELVGNKGFTGPSSLLYHVNRPAAVRGERLLRRLDWEAEDAGPLRMRHLRSRQLPVGGGMVDGRVPLLFNRDIAVSVCRPDHAEDWFYRNAQGDELVYLAEGAGALESQFGRLEVGPGDYVVIPRGLLHRWRLDAAAGPAHLLVVESAGWIRTPERYRGELGQLLEHSPFCERDIRRPAQLATIDEEGEFPLVVKQGNILSEILLQYHPFDVAGWDGYYYPYAFNIADFEPIVGRIHQPPPVHQTFASDGFVVCSFVPRLFDFHPEAVPAPYHHANVMTDEVLFYASSEFMSRKGIEFGSLTLHPDGLVHGPHPGRAEASVGKAATEELAVMIDTFRPLQVARAALGIEDEDYPRSWLER